A stretch of Monomorium pharaonis isolate MP-MQ-018 chromosome 7, ASM1337386v2, whole genome shotgun sequence DNA encodes these proteins:
- the LOC105839077 gene encoding glycosylated lysosomal membrane protein A, with the protein MASASTLCLLLVVALAESGASTQRMLRSWVNPGCDEPCRERNVTTLYLRADGPNDTLHYLWDFIGTPSVLLAVTAPSAWLNITWDDYLARRPNSLTFSEKPAYSFGVIINKIIEFNDVNDTALINTADVTNTNALRTEYFNWQRVSLTQKSEFVYLDMEGNSYHDTAKNISRYGSIKLSLRGFCTVDHADMVPHMLHTENSTQVDIILDHLQTNQSFYYSRFAVELLAVGGGDPEIPMFVDPKKSLDDEHTPGIFEVVEVRTPPYRELDGALNTGSYLQWRPVSYNSASRDVTSSTETVQYPPKQVFNHTTAIKNTMLYCYYGEAADDLLLQKLTVSLGSKGDGYYKKTSYLTWTFMIGYGTPPEESFSSLVIMIISIGLGLPLLIMIITGLYLCIRRMPKRHGNAYLNR; encoded by the exons ATGGCCAGCGCCTCGACGCTCTGTCTGCTGCTGGTCGTCGCATTGGCGGAGTCGGGCGCTTCCACGCAGCGCATG CTGCGGTCGTGGGTGAACCCGGGCTGCGACGAGCCGTGCCGCGAGCGAAACGTGACGACGCTCTACCTGAGAGCCGATGGCCCGAACGACACCCTGCACTACCTGTGGGACTTCATTGGCACCCCGTCGGTGCTGCTGGCGGTCACGGCGCCGTCCGCCTGGCTCAACATCACCTGGGACGATTATCTCGCCAGAAGGCCGAACTCGCTCACTTTCTCGGAGAAGCCCGCCTACTCCTTCGGCGTGATAATAAACAAG ATTATCGAATTCAACGACGTAAACGACACGGCACTGATCAACACTGCCGACGTCACTAATACGAACGCTTTGCGTACCGAGTATTTCAACTGGCAGCGCGTCTCCCTAACGCAAAAGAGCGAGTTCGTCTACCTGGATATGGAGGGTAACTCTTATCACGATACAGCTAAGAATATCAGCAGATACGGGAGTATAAAGCTTTCG CTCCGAGGATTCTGCACCGTCGACCACGCGGACATGGTGCCGCACATGTTGCACACGGAGAATTCTACGCAAGTGGACATCATCCTCGACCACTTGCAGACCAACCAGAGCTTTTACTACAGCAGATTCGCCGTTGAACTGCTCGCGGTTGGCGGCGGCGATCCAGAAATACCAATGTTCGTTGATCCGAAAAAGAGTCTGGACGACGAGCATACTCCAGGCATATTTGAG GTTGTCGAAGTTAGGACACCACCCTACAGAGAATTGGACGGCGCGTTAAACACCGGATCGTATTTGCAATGGCGACCGGTGTCGTACAATAGCGCGTCGCGCGACGTAACCAGTTCCACGGAGACAGTCCAGTATCCACCGAAACAAGTGTTCAATCATACGACCGCGATCAAGAATACGATGCTGTATTGTTACTACGGAGAAGCCGCGGACGATCTTTTGCTGCAGAAGTTGACGGTTTCCTTAGGCTCAAAAGGAGATGGTTACTACAAGAAGACGAGTTACTTGACGTG GACCTTCATGATCGGATACGGTACCCCACCGGAGGAGAGCTTTTCTTCTCTAGTCATTATGATTATCTCGATTGGCCTCGGTCTCCCTTTGCTCATTATGATCATCACTGGCCTGTATCTCTGTATTCGCAGAATGCCGAAACGACATGGCAACGCTTATTTAAATCGATGA